A genome region from Planctomycetota bacterium includes the following:
- the uvrA gene encoding excinuclease ABC subunit UvrA, whose product MSEPKREIRVRHACEHNLKSLSLSIPRDRLVVFTGVSGSGKSSLAFDTIFAEGQRKYMESLSAYARQFLNQMQKPNVERIDGLPPTIAIQQRAGGHTPRSTVATTTEIYDSMRLLWARCGTPTCWHRSDAGKICGKEITALSSTQITDSILESFAGKRVMLAAIVIRGKKGFHKEALEALQKQGLVRARVDGKLVDLREALKAGGENPLGLGRYELHTVEAILDRIVPEAGDRQRLAESVETALKLGEGSMLALVEEGEGWREHGFSEKLACAEHPECSLAELEPRLFSFNSPQGACPACSGLGQIQEFDPELVVPNPDLGVADGAIEPWRRNGRRMNIYYGRILRAFCDRFEIERTLPYSKMPAKIRRYLMEGIPEEEADKLGVKFEGVLPNLRRRYLETESEFAKERLSHYMRGAACPACQGQRLRPESLAVKIRGEGKSMSIAEACGLNVGRAIPFFKDLKLSAGNKSIAQPILKEIDSRLGFLASVGLDYLTLDRASGTLSGGEAQRIRLATQVGSGLVGVCYVLDEPTIGLHQRDNDRLVKTLRQLTDIGNSVIVVEHDEDTIRAADHVVDIGPGPGRLGGTVVAQGTPAEVAAHPTSLTGMYLRGERRVELPGARRPVSEKRSIVVKGARENNLKKIDVAFPLGGFICVSGVSGSGKSSLVNEVLLKAALKAVHGSKVAVGAHDRVTGLEAVERVVEVDQSPIGRTPRSNPATYTGIFDDIRKLFAAVPESRVRGYEPGRFSFNVKGGRCEACQGQGVRRIEMHFLPDLFVTCEACKGTRYARETLDIRFKGKTIAEILELTIDDAVEFFAAHGRIRDMLACVRDVGLGYMHLGQASTTLSGGEAQRIKLATELGNRSSGSTLYVLDEPTTGLHFDDVRKLLEVLNRLADAGHTLIVIEHNLDVLKCADWIIDLGPEGGDRGGEILATGTPEMVAQSDASATGRYLRPVLVRSARSEPTKTVVRAKTKRAASKTS is encoded by the coding sequence ATGTCCGAACCCAAACGAGAAATTCGAGTCCGGCACGCCTGCGAGCACAACCTCAAATCGCTGTCGCTGTCGATTCCGCGCGACCGCCTGGTGGTCTTCACGGGCGTCTCTGGAAGCGGCAAGAGCAGCCTGGCCTTCGACACCATCTTCGCCGAGGGGCAGCGCAAGTACATGGAGAGCCTCTCCGCCTATGCGCGGCAGTTCCTCAACCAGATGCAGAAGCCCAATGTGGAGCGCATCGACGGACTGCCGCCGACGATCGCGATCCAGCAGCGGGCGGGCGGCCACACGCCGCGGAGCACCGTGGCCACCACCACTGAGATCTACGACTCCATGCGCCTGCTCTGGGCCCGCTGCGGCACGCCCACCTGCTGGCACCGAAGCGACGCCGGGAAAATCTGCGGCAAGGAGATCACCGCGCTGAGCTCGACCCAGATCACCGACTCCATCCTCGAGTCGTTTGCGGGAAAGAGAGTCATGCTGGCGGCCATCGTCATCCGCGGCAAGAAGGGCTTCCACAAGGAGGCGCTGGAGGCTCTGCAGAAGCAGGGTCTCGTCCGCGCCCGCGTGGATGGCAAGCTCGTCGATCTTCGAGAAGCCCTGAAAGCCGGCGGCGAAAATCCGCTGGGACTTGGGCGCTACGAGCTGCACACCGTCGAGGCGATCCTGGACCGGATCGTTCCGGAAGCGGGCGACCGGCAGCGCCTGGCCGAAAGCGTGGAGACGGCGCTCAAGCTCGGCGAAGGCAGCATGCTGGCCCTTGTCGAGGAGGGCGAGGGTTGGCGGGAGCATGGATTCAGCGAAAAACTCGCTTGCGCCGAGCACCCTGAATGCTCGCTCGCCGAGCTGGAACCGCGGTTGTTCTCCTTTAATTCGCCGCAGGGAGCCTGCCCCGCGTGCAGCGGCCTTGGTCAGATCCAGGAGTTCGACCCGGAGCTGGTGGTGCCCAATCCCGACCTCGGAGTCGCCGACGGCGCGATCGAGCCGTGGCGACGCAACGGGCGGCGGATGAACATCTACTACGGCCGGATCCTGCGCGCCTTCTGCGATCGTTTCGAGATCGAGCGCACCCTGCCCTACTCCAAGATGCCGGCCAAGATCCGCCGTTACCTGATGGAGGGCATTCCCGAGGAGGAGGCCGACAAGCTTGGAGTCAAGTTCGAGGGCGTGCTGCCGAATCTTCGACGCCGCTATCTGGAGACCGAGAGTGAATTCGCCAAGGAGCGCCTTTCGCACTACATGCGCGGCGCCGCCTGCCCTGCCTGCCAGGGCCAGAGGCTCCGTCCCGAAAGTCTCGCCGTGAAGATTCGCGGCGAGGGAAAATCGATGAGCATCGCCGAAGCGTGCGGCCTGAACGTGGGCCGCGCCATCCCCTTCTTCAAGGACCTCAAACTTTCTGCGGGGAACAAGTCGATCGCCCAGCCCATCCTGAAGGAGATCGATTCGCGGCTGGGATTTCTGGCCAGCGTCGGGCTCGACTACCTCACCCTGGACCGGGCGAGCGGAACGCTCTCGGGGGGCGAGGCGCAGCGCATCCGCCTGGCGACCCAGGTGGGCAGCGGCCTGGTCGGCGTCTGCTATGTCCTGGACGAGCCGACGATCGGACTGCACCAGCGCGACAACGACCGCCTGGTGAAGACGCTGCGCCAGCTCACCGACATCGGCAACTCCGTCATCGTGGTCGAGCACGACGAAGACACCATCCGCGCCGCCGACCATGTGGTGGACATCGGCCCGGGGCCGGGCCGGCTTGGCGGAACGGTCGTGGCCCAGGGAACGCCCGCCGAGGTCGCCGCCCATCCCACAAGTCTGACCGGCATGTACCTGCGCGGCGAGCGGCGCGTCGAGCTGCCGGGCGCGCGACGGCCGGTGAGCGAGAAGCGATCGATCGTCGTCAAGGGAGCCCGCGAAAACAACCTCAAGAAAATCGATGTCGCATTCCCCCTCGGCGGATTCATCTGCGTCAGCGGCGTCTCCGGCAGCGGCAAAAGCTCGCTGGTGAACGAGGTGCTGCTCAAGGCGGCGCTCAAGGCCGTGCACGGATCCAAGGTCGCCGTCGGGGCGCATGACCGCGTGACAGGGCTCGAGGCCGTCGAGCGCGTCGTCGAAGTGGACCAGAGCCCGATCGGCCGGACGCCGCGCTCCAATCCCGCGACCTACACCGGCATCTTCGACGACATCCGCAAGCTCTTCGCCGCCGTCCCCGAGAGCCGCGTCCGCGGCTACGAGCCGGGCCGCTTCTCCTTCAACGTGAAGGGCGGCCGCTGCGAGGCGTGCCAGGGCCAGGGCGTGCGCCGGATCGAGATGCATTTCCTGCCCGATCTTTTCGTGACCTGCGAAGCCTGCAAGGGAACGCGCTACGCGCGGGAGACGCTGGACATCCGCTTCAAGGGCAAGACCATCGCCGAGATCCTGGAGCTGACCATCGACGACGCCGTGGAGTTCTTCGCCGCCCACGGGCGCATCCGCGACATGCTGGCGTGCGTGCGCGACGTCGGCCTGGGCTACATGCACCTGGGCCAGGCCAGCACCACGCTCTCCGGCGGCGAGGCGCAGCGCATCAAGCTGGCGACCGAGCTGGGCAACCGCTCCTCGGGCTCGACGCTCTACGTGCTCGACGAACCCACCACCGGACTGCACTTTGACGATGTCCGCAAGCTGCTGGAAGTGCTCAACCGGCTGGCGGACGCGGGTCACACGCTCATCGTGATCGAGCACAACCTCGACGTGCTCAAGTGCGCGGACTGGATCATTGACCTGGGCCCGGAGGGCGGCGACCGCGGCGGCGAGATTCTCGCCACAGGGACGCCGGAGATGGTCGCCCAAAGCGACGCCAGCGCCACGGGCCGCTACCTGCGCCCGGTGCTTGTCCGCTCGGCGCGATCGGAGCCAACGAAGACCGTGGTCCGAGCGAAGACGAAGCGCGCCGCCTCGAAAACTTCGTAG
- a CDS encoding cation-translocating P-type ATPase — translation MSQSTALQSKSSSRRELSQGGERLERRLFAALAGGILLLTSWVGSLLGLQPQVAQIPAAIGALMLVAPLAYGALQEMKIGRPSGDSLACLAVLAALANNLYLAAGFLAFFLWLSELILSRTAWGAQRAIRDLVELTPDIARLIQADGSEKETTLDQVRVGQKVRVRPGENLPVDGRIIAGQSSINQASLTGEAIPIEGSEGTLVYAGTTNLTGQLDIEVTAVAGESTIGKVESLIREAENAKGHRQELIERLATYYVPVVLMVAALVWFFTSKSEIASVRDQAAERAVTVLVVTCPGALLIAYPTAMVAAFAAAARLGIMIKTTRVLESASNIDTVVMDKTGTLTTGKFSVGRLAPADGVDPAVLLQAATDAEQSSNHPLARSILETAAKARILPRAIRDYKELHGRGVSAQTPDGTVLAGRAQWLLENDASIAGAVEQASKRIEGMSSVHVMLGGRYLGAVGLEDKLRQNASEVIARLRELGVRKVCIFTGDRLGVATRVGEAVGVDSIEAECLPEEKHEELKYLIRRGHRTLVVGDGINDGPILASADVGVAMGLSGSDIATNSAGVALMNDDLRHIPFLLELARRARGIIALNIAAALVLALVGLALAATGRIQIWITPFYQAGAYIFVIANSLRLVRFGEDVKGAEDIRRSLEASRPVKPTRQADLQRVTSG, via the coding sequence ATGAGCCAATCCACCGCACTCCAATCCAAGTCCTCCTCGCGGCGTGAACTCTCGCAGGGCGGCGAGCGCCTCGAGCGCCGCCTCTTCGCGGCGCTGGCCGGCGGCATCCTGCTGCTCACCAGTTGGGTCGGAAGCCTGCTCGGCCTGCAACCCCAGGTCGCCCAGATTCCCGCGGCGATCGGCGCCCTGATGCTGGTGGCGCCGCTGGCCTACGGCGCGCTGCAGGAGATGAAGATCGGCCGGCCCAGCGGCGACTCCCTCGCCTGCCTGGCGGTTCTGGCGGCGCTGGCGAACAACCTCTACCTGGCGGCGGGTTTCCTGGCTTTCTTCCTCTGGCTCAGCGAGCTCATTCTCAGCCGCACCGCGTGGGGCGCCCAGCGTGCCATCCGCGACCTGGTCGAGTTGACGCCGGACATCGCCCGCCTGATCCAGGCCGACGGCAGCGAAAAGGAAACCACGCTGGACCAGGTCCGCGTCGGGCAGAAAGTGCGCGTGCGCCCCGGCGAGAATCTCCCCGTGGACGGCCGCATCATCGCGGGGCAGAGCAGCATCAACCAGGCCAGCTTGACGGGCGAGGCCATTCCGATTGAAGGCAGCGAAGGAACGCTGGTGTATGCCGGTACGACCAACCTCACCGGACAGCTGGACATCGAAGTGACCGCGGTCGCCGGCGAGAGCACGATCGGCAAGGTCGAGTCGCTGATCCGCGAGGCGGAGAACGCCAAGGGGCACCGACAGGAATTGATCGAGCGGCTGGCCACCTACTACGTGCCGGTGGTGCTGATGGTGGCGGCGCTGGTCTGGTTCTTCACCAGCAAGAGCGAGATCGCCTCGGTGCGCGACCAGGCGGCGGAGCGCGCCGTAACCGTGCTGGTGGTGACCTGCCCCGGCGCGTTGCTGATCGCCTATCCCACCGCCATGGTCGCGGCCTTCGCCGCGGCGGCGCGGCTGGGCATCATGATCAAGACCACCCGCGTGCTCGAGAGCGCCTCCAACATCGACACCGTGGTCATGGACAAGACCGGAACGCTGACCACCGGCAAGTTCAGCGTGGGCCGCCTCGCCCCCGCCGACGGCGTCGACCCCGCGGTGCTGCTGCAGGCCGCGACCGACGCGGAGCAGAGCAGCAACCATCCGCTGGCCCGCAGCATTCTGGAGACGGCCGCCAAGGCGCGGATCCTGCCGCGGGCGATTCGCGACTACAAGGAATTGCACGGGCGCGGCGTCTCGGCGCAGACCCCCGACGGCACGGTCCTTGCGGGCCGGGCGCAGTGGCTTCTGGAGAACGACGCCTCCATCGCCGGCGCGGTCGAGCAGGCCTCCAAGCGCATCGAGGGCATGAGCAGCGTGCACGTCATGCTCGGCGGGCGCTACCTGGGCGCCGTGGGACTGGAGGACAAGCTGCGGCAGAACGCCAGCGAGGTCATCGCGCGACTGCGCGAGCTGGGCGTGCGCAAGGTCTGCATCTTCACCGGCGACCGGCTCGGCGTGGCCACCCGCGTTGGCGAAGCGGTCGGCGTGGATTCCATCGAGGCGGAGTGCCTGCCCGAGGAGAAGCACGAGGAGTTGAAATACCTGATCCGCCGCGGACACCGCACACTGGTGGTGGGCGACGGCATCAACGACGGGCCGATCCTGGCCAGCGCCGATGTGGGCGTGGCCATGGGACTTTCCGGAAGCGACATCGCCACCAATTCGGCCGGCGTGGCTTTGATGAACGACGACCTCCGCCACATTCCCTTCCTGCTCGAGCTGGCGCGACGCGCCCGCGGCATCATCGCCCTGAACATCGCGGCGGCGCTGGTGCTGGCCCTGGTGGGTCTGGCGCTGGCGGCCACGGGCCGGATCCAGATCTGGATCACCCCCTTCTATCAGGCCGGCGCCTACATCTTCGTCATCGCCAACTCCCTGCGACTGGTGCGCTTCGGCGAGGACGTCAAGGGCGCCGAGGACATCCGCCGCTCGCTCGAGGCCAGCCGGCCGGTCAAGCCGACCCGCCAGGCCGACCTGCAGCGCGTCACTTCGGGATGA
- a CDS encoding phosphoribosylglycinamide formyltransferase, which yields MSDPVRVACLLSGAGRSVANLHGAIARDSLPISIVIAASTRPNVEGLRAAAELGIPIREIPAIPADTLDDRLDAALEEAGTELVVLAGYLRLFRMAHWKDRCINIHPSLLPKFGGRGMWGERVHKAVLTAGENESGCTVHWVDDRYDQGSIILQRRCPVERGMDVRQLARRVFEEERLALPEAVARVARWIRCGGPRPALEGAAAPGTRNFGTF from the coding sequence ATGAGCGATCCGGTCCGGGTGGCATGCCTGCTCTCGGGCGCCGGCCGCTCGGTCGCCAATCTGCATGGCGCCATCGCCCGAGATTCGCTTCCCATTTCGATCGTGATTGCGGCGTCGACGCGCCCCAACGTGGAGGGACTCCGTGCGGCCGCCGAGCTGGGGATTCCCATCCGCGAAATCCCCGCGATCCCCGCGGACACGCTGGACGATCGACTCGACGCGGCGCTGGAGGAGGCCGGAACCGAGCTGGTGGTGCTCGCGGGATATCTGCGGCTTTTTCGCATGGCGCACTGGAAGGACCGCTGCATCAACATCCATCCCTCGCTCCTGCCCAAGTTCGGCGGCCGCGGCATGTGGGGGGAGCGCGTCCACAAGGCGGTCCTGACTGCGGGTGAGAACGAGAGCGGATGCACCGTGCACTGGGTCGACGATCGCTATGACCAGGGCTCGATCATCCTTCAGCGCCGCTGCCCGGTGGAGCGCGGCATGGACGTCCGGCAGCTCGCCCGGCGCGTCTTCGAGGAGGAGCGGCTCGCGCTGCCCGAGGCCGTCGCCCGGGTGGCCCGATGGATCCGTTGCGGCGGCCCTCGACCGGCGCTCGAGGGCGCCGCAGCGCCGGGAACCCGAAACTTCGGAACTTTCTAA
- the raiA gene encoding ribosome-associated translation inhibitor RaiA: protein MLVNISAKHLELTPAIEQYIRGKVSRIERHFDKVLQITFVIEKEPHHGFHVELITDVEHHEDFIANSKHDDLYACIDLVLDRGVRQLTDHKDRLRNRKHTGADQSP, encoded by the coding sequence ATGCTGGTGAATATCAGTGCCAAACACCTGGAGTTGACCCCCGCCATCGAGCAGTACATCCGGGGCAAAGTGTCGCGGATCGAGCGTCACTTCGACAAGGTCCTTCAGATCACGTTCGTGATCGAAAAGGAGCCCCACCACGGCTTCCACGTGGAATTGATCACCGACGTTGAGCACCACGAGGATTTCATCGCCAACAGCAAGCACGACGACCTTTACGCATGCATCGACCTGGTGCTGGACCGCGGCGTCCGCCAGCTCACCGACCACAAGGACCGGCTGCGCAACCGCAAGCACACCGGGGCCGACCAATCGCCCTGA
- a CDS encoding PTS sugar transporter subunit IIA codes for MKLRQLVMETAIVPGLKSAKRDECIGELLDALVSGGAFKAAQRDEFLKAVVKRERKGSTGFGHGVAVPHVKTLEVKKCVAAIGLHPAGLDFNALDRQPVHAIFLLLSPEDKPELHLEAMEGLFSILSQDQFRKFLRQAKSVAEVVTLLEEADASSVVR; via the coding sequence ATGAAACTTCGCCAGTTGGTGATGGAAACAGCGATCGTTCCGGGCCTGAAATCGGCCAAGCGCGACGAGTGCATCGGCGAATTGCTCGATGCCCTGGTGTCGGGCGGCGCTTTCAAGGCCGCCCAGCGCGACGAGTTCCTCAAGGCGGTCGTGAAGCGCGAGCGCAAGGGCTCCACCGGTTTCGGCCACGGGGTCGCCGTGCCCCATGTCAAGACGCTCGAGGTGAAGAAGTGCGTTGCCGCCATCGGCCTGCATCCCGCGGGCCTGGACTTCAATGCGCTGGATCGCCAGCCGGTGCACGCGATTTTCCTGCTGCTCAGCCCCGAGGACAAGCCCGAGCTGCATCTCGAGGCGATGGAGGGGCTCTTCTCCATCCTCAGCCAGGACCAGTTCCGAAAGTTCCTCCGCCAGGCGAAGTCCGTCGCGGAGGTCGTCACCCTTCTCGAGGAAGCGGACGCCAGTTCAGTGGTACGCTAA
- a CDS encoding NAD(P)-dependent glycerol-3-phosphate dehydrogenase has protein sequence MPETIAIAGDGQMALVMSAIAAESGHAVRLWSPFPEAAKELEKTRESPRLHGFRLPESVRVGASIAEAFAGATLAISAIPTQFARAVWQRIAPTLPAVGIVTVTKGVEVTSLCPPLEVLRAATGRRPLAVLSGPTIAGELARQLPATLLCASDDPAFAQKVQGIFARPWLRIYTSPDPIGVEIAGAAKNVVALAAGMLDGLGMGYNAKSALLARGLSEISRLGLAMGAKQETFFGIAGVGDLATTCFCPEGRNRSLGEKIGRGVSLADALAATDSVVEGVETCKSLRALAQKHAVELPIAAAVHQVLFEHLPPAQAVRDLMSRSSKAERIG, from the coding sequence ATGCCCGAGACGATCGCGATCGCAGGCGATGGACAGATGGCGCTGGTGATGTCAGCGATCGCCGCCGAGTCCGGGCACGCGGTCCGCCTGTGGAGCCCCTTTCCCGAGGCCGCGAAGGAACTGGAAAAAACCCGCGAGAGCCCGCGGCTCCATGGCTTTCGACTGCCCGAGTCCGTGCGCGTCGGCGCCTCCATCGCGGAGGCCTTCGCCGGCGCGACGCTCGCGATCAGCGCCATTCCCACGCAGTTCGCCCGCGCCGTCTGGCAGCGCATCGCGCCGACGCTGCCCGCCGTTGGAATCGTGACCGTCACCAAGGGCGTGGAAGTCACCTCGCTCTGCCCGCCGTTGGAGGTGCTGCGCGCCGCGACCGGGAGGCGCCCGCTGGCGGTGCTGAGCGGGCCCACCATCGCCGGCGAGCTGGCCCGGCAGCTTCCGGCGACGCTGCTCTGCGCCAGCGATGACCCGGCCTTCGCGCAGAAGGTGCAGGGAATTTTCGCGAGGCCGTGGCTGCGCATCTACACCAGCCCCGATCCGATCGGCGTGGAGATCGCCGGCGCCGCCAAGAACGTGGTGGCGCTCGCGGCGGGCATGCTCGACGGACTGGGGATGGGTTACAACGCCAAGAGCGCGCTGCTGGCGCGGGGCCTTTCCGAAATTTCGCGGCTCGGCCTGGCGATGGGCGCGAAGCAGGAAACTTTTTTTGGCATCGCCGGAGTCGGCGACCTGGCGACCACCTGCTTTTGCCCCGAGGGTCGCAACCGCTCGCTGGGCGAGAAGATCGGTCGCGGTGTCTCACTCGCCGACGCGCTGGCCGCCACCGACAGCGTGGTCGAAGGGGTGGAAACCTGCAAAAGTCTGCGTGCCCTGGCTCAAAAACATGCGGTGGAGCTGCCCATCGCCGCGGCCGTACACCAGGTGCTCTTCGAGCATCTTCCCCCGGCCCAGGCGGTCCGCGACCTGATGAGCCGCTCCTCGAAAGCGGAGCGCATCGGATGA
- a CDS encoding class I fructose-bisphosphate aldolase — MATSTMGRTSEILGAEAASLLTHKAKVDKKLLHLPGPDFVDRIWVGSDRNPQVLRNMQLFFNTGRLAGTGYLSILPVDQGIEHSAGASFAKNPLYFDGENIVKLAIEGGCNGVATTFGVLGSVSRKYAYKIPFLVKLNHNELLTMPNKFEQIMFGSVKEAWNLGAAAVGATIYFGSDDSDRQIVEVAKAFQEAHQLGMVTFLWCYLRNSGFKKDGKDYHVSADLTGQANHLGVTIEADIIKQKQAELNGGYQALNMGGSSYGKFDPRIYTDLCTDHPIDLTRYQVLNCYSGRAGLINSGGASGGADDLAQAVRTAVINKRAGGTGLISGRKAFQKSMADGVKLLNAVQDVFLDTEITIA; from the coding sequence ATGGCGACATCGACGATGGGCAGAACCTCTGAAATACTTGGCGCGGAAGCCGCCAGCCTGCTGACGCACAAGGCCAAGGTGGACAAGAAGCTGCTCCACCTTCCCGGTCCGGATTTCGTGGACCGGATCTGGGTGGGGTCCGACCGCAATCCGCAGGTGCTGCGCAACATGCAGCTCTTCTTCAACACCGGCCGCCTCGCGGGCACCGGCTACCTGAGCATCCTGCCGGTCGACCAGGGCATCGAGCACTCCGCCGGAGCCAGTTTCGCGAAGAATCCGCTCTACTTCGATGGAGAGAACATCGTCAAGCTCGCCATCGAGGGGGGCTGCAACGGCGTGGCCACGACCTTCGGCGTGCTCGGCTCGGTCAGCCGCAAATACGCCTACAAGATTCCCTTCCTGGTCAAGCTGAATCACAACGAGCTGCTGACCATGCCCAACAAGTTCGAGCAGATCATGTTCGGCTCGGTCAAGGAAGCGTGGAATCTGGGCGCGGCAGCGGTTGGCGCCACCATCTATTTTGGTTCCGATGATTCCGACCGGCAGATCGTGGAGGTCGCCAAGGCCTTCCAGGAGGCGCATCAATTGGGCATGGTGACCTTCCTCTGGTGCTACCTGCGCAACTCCGGATTCAAGAAGGATGGCAAGGACTACCACGTCAGCGCCGACCTCACCGGGCAGGCCAACCATCTGGGCGTCACCATCGAGGCGGACATCATCAAGCAGAAACAGGCCGAGCTCAACGGCGGCTACCAGGCGCTCAACATGGGCGGCTCCAGCTACGGCAAATTCGATCCGCGCATCTACACCGATCTCTGCACCGACCATCCGATTGACCTCACCCGATACCAGGTGCTCAACTGCTACAGCGGCCGCGCGGGTCTGATCAATTCGGGCGGCGCCTCCGGTGGCGCCGACGACCTGGCCCAGGCGGTACGCACCGCCGTCATCAACAAGCGCGCCGGCGGCACCGGTCTGATCTCGGGGCGCAAGGCTTTCCAAAAGTCGATGGCCGACGGGGTCAAGCTGCTCAACGCCGTCCAGGACGTCTTCCTGGACACCGAGATCACCATCGCGTGA
- a CDS encoding HPr family phosphocarrier protein has product MKSSRVVISNRLGLHARPAMAFASMAGTFRSAVKVTRTDNPERVDGKSVMQILMLACTQGTEIEIEAEGDDEREAVAALCKLVESRFEEE; this is encoded by the coding sequence TTGAAATCCTCGCGTGTCGTGATTTCGAACCGGCTGGGGCTGCATGCTCGTCCCGCGATGGCGTTCGCCTCGATGGCGGGCACTTTTCGCAGCGCCGTCAAGGTGACTCGCACCGACAACCCCGAGCGCGTCGACGGCAAGAGCGTAATGCAGATTCTGATGCTGGCCTGCACCCAGGGAACCGAGATCGAGATCGAAGCCGAGGGCGACGACGAGCGCGAGGCCGTGGCAGCGCTGTGCAAGCTGGTGGAAAGCCGGTTCGAAGAGGAATGA
- a CDS encoding acyl-CoA thioesterase, with protein sequence MAPGDAALTLRHVTHTGDSNHQGTIFGGKILSLIDEAAYLEARKHGLHRWVTVLFDRVEFKAPVFTGDVLTLYTRTVATGRSSVTVAVSVEAERYRGGEKIMVTHATVKMVSVDRDGRSVDFRSKPNIGDDRAAGCAPA encoded by the coding sequence ATGGCTCCCGGCGACGCCGCTCTCACCCTCAGGCATGTGACGCACACGGGGGATTCCAACCACCAAGGCACGATTTTCGGCGGCAAGATCTTGAGCCTCATCGACGAGGCGGCCTATCTGGAGGCGCGCAAGCATGGCTTGCACCGCTGGGTCACGGTCCTCTTCGACCGCGTCGAGTTCAAGGCGCCGGTCTTCACGGGGGATGTGCTCACCCTCTACACCCGCACCGTCGCCACCGGCCGCAGCAGTGTGACGGTCGCGGTGAGCGTGGAGGCGGAGCGCTACCGGGGCGGCGAGAAGATCATGGTGACCCACGCGACGGTCAAGATGGTCTCGGTGGACCGCGACGGACGAAGCGTGGATTTTCGCTCGAAGCCGAACATCGGCGACGACCGGGCCGCGGGATGCGCGCCGGCATGA